The following coding sequences are from one Roseburia hominis A2-183 window:
- a CDS encoding LysR family transcriptional regulator: protein MNQNLSSYRIFYTVANTGNISKAAKELYISQPAISKSIQKLEESVGCRLFSRSSRGVVLTDEGQLLYEHVKTAFETLTLGEEKLKRSIELGVGHLKIGVSATLCKYMLLPYLKEFIRQNPHITISIHCQSTNDTLKLLEDDKIDIGLIGKPDNVKNIHFDYLEEIEDIFVATKDYLRNLHARGVRKDEILTSSTLMLLDQNNMTRQYIDDYLQENHIVVHDSIDISSMDLLIDFARIGVGVACVIKSFVQDDLASGALVEIPLGIPIHKREVGFAYRTNSKPSKSLNEFIQFYQNF from the coding sequence ATGAACCAGAATCTTTCATCCTATCGGATTTTTTATACGGTAGCCAACACAGGCAATATCTCCAAGGCTGCCAAGGAGCTTTACATCAGCCAGCCCGCCATCAGCAAATCCATCCAGAAGCTCGAGGAAAGCGTCGGCTGCCGTCTCTTTTCCCGCAGTTCCCGCGGCGTAGTATTAACCGACGAGGGACAGCTGCTCTACGAGCATGTCAAGACTGCCTTTGAGACGCTCACACTCGGGGAAGAAAAGTTAAAGCGCTCGATTGAGCTTGGGGTCGGTCACTTGAAGATCGGTGTCTCCGCAACCCTTTGCAAATACATGCTGCTTCCCTACTTAAAGGAATTCATCCGGCAGAATCCGCATATCACGATCTCCATCCACTGTCAATCCACGAACGACACTTTAAAGCTGCTCGAGGATGACAAAATCGATATCGGTCTGATCGGGAAGCCGGACAATGTAAAGAATATACATTTTGACTATCTGGAAGAGATCGAGGATATTTTTGTGGCGACCAAAGACTATCTGCGCAATCTGCATGCCCGTGGCGTCCGCAAAGACGAGATCCTCACATCCTCCACACTGATGCTCTTAGACCAGAACAACATGACACGCCAGTACATCGACGATTATCTGCAGGAGAATCATATCGTTGTTCACGATTCCATCGATATCTCCAGCATGGATCTGCTGATTGATTTCGCCAGGATCGGCGTCGGCGTCGCCTGCGTCATCAAAAGCTTCGTGCAGGACGATCTCGCCTCCGGTGCCCTCGTGGAGATTCCACTCGGCATTCCGATTCACAAGCGCGAGGTTGGTTTCGCCTACCGCACCAACAGCAAACCTTCCAAATCGCTCAATGAGTTCATTCAGTTCTATCAGAATTTTTAA
- a CDS encoding helix-turn-helix domain-containing protein produces MIDNVTFGGFVRTLRKEKQMTQLELAKILNLSDKTISKWEQGKAFPDIAVWEALAEALDVTVAELFAGEKLPKEEGKVSTAIFEDGIAVAANEVRQKKKRYRGLLMIMAALLVVVAGLGIGKSLKEKFAVYMVSMDATILEVHEDYWEVRGKVTDAKGRSGVYDISLTEPWYLEHPVDGKEGDEIRFFYREDWKNRTLKENEYIQGIFSMEKVEDE; encoded by the coding sequence ATGATTGATAATGTGACGTTTGGAGGATTTGTCCGGACACTTAGAAAAGAAAAACAGATGACACAGCTTGAACTTGCAAAGATCCTGAATCTGTCGGACAAAACGATATCCAAATGGGAGCAGGGAAAGGCATTTCCAGACATTGCAGTCTGGGAAGCGCTCGCAGAAGCACTTGATGTGACGGTGGCAGAGTTGTTTGCAGGAGAAAAACTGCCAAAGGAAGAGGGAAAAGTCAGTACAGCTATATTTGAGGATGGCATTGCAGTGGCAGCAAATGAAGTCCGGCAAAAAAAGAAAAGATACCGGGGACTGTTGATGATTATGGCGGCGCTGTTAGTGGTGGTTGCAGGTCTGGGTATCGGCAAAAGCCTGAAAGAGAAATTTGCAGTATATATGGTCAGCATGGATGCAACTATTCTTGAGGTTCATGAAGATTATTGGGAAGTTAGAGGAAAGGTAACGGATGCCAAAGGACGCAGCGGAGTTTATGACATCAGTCTGACAGAACCATGGTATCTGGAGCACCCGGTGGATGGTAAGGAAGGAGATGAGATCCGCTTTTTTTACCGGGAGGATTGGAAAAATAGAACTTTGAAAGAAAACGAATATATACAAGGGATTTTTTCTATGGAGAAAGTGGAGGATGAGTAG
- a CDS encoding lysozyme inhibitor LprI family protein, whose translation MGMAGCGSEEKNTSNADAEQKSETASETREEGQAPEQTDTEGSEEAELQTTESEHAETGLTFADLAALQFEFCSGAGGWSTDFTIEKDGSFSGVYHDSDMGDTGDGYPNGTMYYCNFSGHFTNLTKVDDDTYEMSLADISYQNTVGDTEILDDMLYVYTDVYGLEGTDTFRIYLPGTPREKLTEDEWFWIAAGNESETELTMTVIVNEPNEYGIYSYERSTASEEAQGIYNSLLSYNDELEQQLQSASTQQEMNEITAQMYQNSDDSLNQIWHIVKYNSDETEFSQILEEQKSWITEKEAEAEKIRAANNGSSAEMDVNIKLNDLTEERCRELLEYLKN comes from the coding sequence ATGGGTATGGCAGGCTGCGGAAGTGAAGAAAAAAACACGTCGAACGCAGATGCAGAACAGAAAAGTGAGACTGCATCAGAGACAAGAGAAGAAGGACAGGCACCGGAGCAGACGGATACAGAAGGAAGCGAAGAGGCAGAATTACAGACAACAGAGTCAGAACATGCAGAGACGGGACTCACTTTCGCAGATCTTGCAGCGCTGCAGTTTGAATTTTGCAGTGGTGCAGGTGGATGGTCAACGGATTTTACCATTGAGAAGGATGGCTCTTTTTCCGGCGTATATCACGATTCAGATATGGGGGATACCGGGGATGGCTATCCGAATGGAACCATGTATTACTGCAATTTTTCAGGACATTTCACGAACTTAACGAAGGTAGACGACGATACTTATGAGATGTCACTTGCGGATATTTCCTATCAGAATACGGTCGGAGATACAGAGATTCTGGATGATATGCTTTATGTTTACACGGATGTCTATGGTCTGGAGGGAACGGATACCTTCCGGATCTATCTGCCGGGTACGCCGAGAGAAAAGCTGACGGAAGACGAATGGTTCTGGATTGCAGCGGGAAATGAGAGCGAAACGGAACTGACGATGACGGTGATCGTCAATGAGCCGAATGAATATGGAATTTATTCCTATGAGAGGTCAACCGCGTCAGAGGAAGCGCAGGGAATATATAATAGTCTGTTGAGCTACAACGACGAACTGGAACAGCAATTACAGAGTGCCTCAACGCAGCAGGAAATGAATGAGATTACGGCGCAGATGTACCAGAATAGTGACGATAGCTTAAACCAGATCTGGCACATCGTGAAATATAATTCAGATGAGACAGAATTCTCTCAGATTCTGGAAGAACAAAAAAGCTGGATCACGGAAAAAGAGGCGGAGGCGGAAAAGATCAGAGCGGCAAACAATGGTTCTTCGGCAGAGATGGATGTCAACATAAAGCTAAATGATCTCACCGAAGAACGCTGCAGGGAATTGTTGGAGTATTTGAAAAATTAA
- a CDS encoding MATE family efflux transporter: MEKGTKLLEGSIWKGVVAFAIPLFLGNLFQQLYNTVDSLIVGNFLGSDALAAVSSSGSLIFLLVGFFNGIAVGAGVVISKYFGARDYENLKKAVHTDVAFGLVSGLLLTVIGMFLAPQILVLMGTPESVLPNSILYFRIYFAGSLAFVMYNIVMGILQAVGDSRHPLYYLIFSSIVNIVLDLLFVGVLRMGVGSAALATAISQAASALLCFIRLVRTNDIYQVKIREIRFHPAQLRQIISFGLPSGLQNSIISIANIVVQSNINKFGVMAVAGCGVYSKIEGFAFLPITCFAMALTTFIGQNLGARQYDRAKKGAAFGIVCSMTLAELVGVIVYMLIPYLAAAFDSSAEVVGFATRQAHVEALFYCFLAFSHCIAGIMRGAGKSAVPMFVMLVSWCIIRITYITITVHFIPKIQVIFWAYPLTWSISSIIFLVYFLKADWIHNFERAEQR, translated from the coding sequence ATGGAAAAAGGAACGAAGCTTTTAGAAGGTTCCATCTGGAAAGGGGTTGTAGCATTTGCAATCCCTCTCTTCTTGGGAAATTTATTTCAGCAGTTATATAATACCGTCGATTCCCTGATCGTCGGCAATTTCCTGGGCAGCGATGCGCTTGCCGCTGTCAGTTCATCCGGAAGTCTTATTTTTCTTCTGGTAGGATTTTTTAACGGAATTGCCGTTGGCGCAGGCGTTGTGATCTCCAAATACTTCGGGGCGAGAGACTATGAGAATCTGAAAAAAGCGGTGCATACGGATGTGGCATTCGGACTTGTCTCAGGACTTTTGCTCACCGTGATCGGCATGTTTTTGGCACCGCAGATTCTGGTGCTCATGGGGACGCCGGAGTCGGTACTGCCGAATTCAATCCTGTATTTCCGCATTTATTTTGCGGGATCGCTTGCATTTGTCATGTATAACATTGTGATGGGCATTCTGCAGGCGGTGGGAGACAGCAGGCATCCGCTGTATTATCTGATTTTTTCTTCGATCGTGAACATTGTGCTGGATCTGCTGTTTGTCGGTGTCCTTAGAATGGGCGTCGGATCGGCGGCGCTTGCCACGGCAATCTCACAGGCGGCGAGTGCGCTGCTCTGTTTTATCCGGCTGGTGCGCACGAACGATATTTATCAGGTAAAAATACGGGAGATCCGGTTTCATCCGGCGCAGCTTCGGCAGATTATCAGCTTTGGTCTGCCCTCCGGTCTGCAGAACTCGATTATTTCGATTGCCAACATCGTGGTGCAGTCCAATATTAACAAGTTTGGCGTGATGGCAGTCGCAGGCTGCGGTGTGTATTCCAAGATCGAAGGTTTTGCCTTCCTGCCGATTACCTGTTTTGCGATGGCACTCACAACGTTTATCGGGCAGAATCTGGGCGCAAGGCAGTATGACCGGGCAAAAAAAGGCGCGGCGTTCGGGATTGTCTGTTCCATGACACTTGCGGAACTGGTCGGCGTGATCGTGTATATGCTGATCCCGTACCTGGCGGCAGCCTTTGACAGCAGTGCCGAGGTTGTGGGATTTGCAACGCGGCAGGCACACGTGGAGGCGCTGTTTTACTGTTTCCTGGCGTTCTCACACTGTATTGCCGGAATCATGCGCGGTGCGGGAAAATCCGCGGTGCCGATGTTCGTGATGCTGGTTTCATGGTGTATCATCCGGATCACATACATTACGATAACCGTGCATTTTATTCCGAAGATCCAGGTGATCTTCTGGGCGTATCCGCTGACGTGGTCGATCAGCTCGATTATTTTCCTTGTGTATTTCCTGAAAGCGGACTGGATTCACAATTTTGAACGGGCAGAACAGAGATAA